A genomic segment from Candidatus Korarchaeum cryptofilum OPF8 encodes:
- a CDS encoding DUF1634 domain-containing protein codes for MEVERAVYLTLTAGMIMSFSLLSIGILLDLLGVKIYSTFILAGTLILVLTPMVRVVAAIIAFSSSREFYNAAVAIIVLFFMILGILFGFVLRIIPSG; via the coding sequence ATGGAAGTTGAGAGAGCAGTCTACCTCACGCTCACAGCAGGTATGATAATGAGCTTCTCCCTCCTCTCCATAGGCATCCTACTGGACCTACTGGGAGTGAAAATTTACTCTACTTTCATCCTAGCCGGGACACTCATCTTGGTCCTGACCCCTATGGTCAGAGTAGTAGCTGCTATCATTGCTTTCTCTTCATCTAGGGAGTTTTATAACGCAGCTGTCGCCATAATAGTCCTATTCTTCATGATACTGGGCATCCTCTTTGGATTTGTCCTCAGGATAATACCCTCAGGCTAG
- a CDS encoding sulfite exporter TauE/SafE family protein, which produces MDPVASLLMLLMGTIAGLFGAVLGIGGGVIIIPCLVMFFGFSIKEAIAVSIVSVVATSIAGASRYVDQRMTNVRLGMFLETATTAGAVSGALLTIKMPSSLLYLMMGLLLIYLSISQISTRRREEEKLRKDLFLGKEDGIARKLGFSNSYPDLAEGKEVKYTVVRTKSGLIASYLAGIISAMLGLGGGIIKVPIMNQLMNVPMKAAVATSKFMIGVTASTGALLYLAYGLVNGEAVAPVAVGVMIGATAGTYVMNRMKASFIKLTFGLLLLYFAYNMILRGIYGS; this is translated from the coding sequence ATGGATCCAGTGGCCTCTCTGCTAATGCTGCTGATGGGCACCATAGCGGGGCTCTTCGGCGCCGTCCTCGGGATAGGGGGCGGGGTCATCATAATACCCTGCTTGGTCATGTTCTTCGGCTTCAGCATAAAGGAAGCGATAGCCGTGAGTATAGTTAGCGTGGTCGCGACTAGCATAGCGGGGGCATCCAGATATGTGGATCAGAGGATGACTAACGTGAGACTGGGGATGTTCCTCGAGACAGCGACAACAGCAGGGGCTGTTTCCGGAGCCCTTCTGACTATTAAAATGCCATCCTCTCTCCTATATTTGATGATGGGGCTCCTCTTGATATACCTATCTATATCGCAGATATCGACGAGGAGGAGGGAGGAGGAGAAGCTCAGGAAGGATCTCTTCCTCGGGAAGGAGGATGGGATAGCGAGGAAACTGGGATTCTCTAACAGCTATCCGGATTTAGCTGAAGGGAAGGAGGTAAAATACACGGTAGTGAGAACTAAATCCGGATTAATAGCTTCTTACTTAGCTGGCATTATTTCAGCGATGCTGGGGCTGGGAGGGGGGATAATAAAAGTGCCTATAATGAATCAATTGATGAACGTGCCTATGAAAGCTGCCGTAGCCACTAGCAAGTTCATGATAGGGGTGACGGCATCCACGGGGGCCCTACTCTACCTAGCTTACGGGCTAGTCAATGGCGAAGCTGTGGCTCCAGTAGCGGTGGGCGTTATGATAGGAGCAACTGCCGGGACTTATGTCATGAATAGGATGAAAGCTAGTTTCATAAAGCTGACATTCGGCTTATTGCTTCTTTACTTCGCTTACAATATGATCTTGAGGGGTATATATGGAAGTTGA
- a CDS encoding MFS transporter, producing MKIFKLSAITSLFNAGFYLATSLIVLYFSDIGMPEFLIGLAMTLARLGYGLASMFSGAMADRVGRYYPMLIGFILGALSMLFLSLLRSQYLAITMVILAWVAYSIYSPAALALVSEVSRGTATSYGWYYFFLTAGQIVGQALSGNIIKLGGYGAAFVSGGTLSLISAALTWLWFRDEEAKVSVNLLEDLRKGVNILFRNRYLSYLAVALSLHGIGFTMSFTFIPLVARLDQGMSEPQIGFALSLWSFGNLIATVPLGRVTDRIGGREMLIYHLAASSAVWWIYPFLKDEMLIYALMLIQGFVGAMDLPARRLLLVGISEREVATAIGSLDSITFILSSLGNLMAGLTWYMGHWAPFVIGCLINTLGLLILLKMGKSEETSSSP from the coding sequence ATGAAAATATTCAAGCTATCAGCGATAACATCGCTATTCAACGCAGGCTTCTACCTGGCTACTTCACTGATAGTCCTCTATTTCAGTGATATAGGCATGCCAGAATTCCTGATAGGGCTCGCTATGACGCTGGCCCGATTGGGCTACGGCTTAGCCTCTATGTTCTCGGGCGCTATGGCCGATAGGGTGGGAAGGTATTACCCTATGCTAATCGGCTTCATCCTCGGAGCACTATCCATGCTCTTCCTCTCCCTCCTCAGATCCCAGTATCTGGCGATCACCATGGTGATACTAGCTTGGGTGGCTTACTCCATCTACAGCCCAGCAGCCCTAGCCTTAGTATCCGAGGTCTCCCGGGGGACCGCTACATCTTACGGTTGGTATTACTTCTTCCTGACGGCGGGCCAGATAGTGGGCCAGGCTCTCTCGGGCAATATAATAAAGTTAGGAGGTTATGGGGCAGCTTTCGTATCCGGTGGAACCTTGAGCTTGATCTCAGCAGCGCTGACTTGGCTCTGGTTCAGGGATGAGGAAGCTAAGGTGAGCGTGAACTTGCTGGAGGACCTGAGGAAGGGAGTCAACATACTATTCAGGAACAGATATCTGAGCTATTTAGCTGTAGCACTCTCCCTCCACGGGATAGGGTTCACGATGTCCTTCACTTTCATACCCCTAGTGGCCAGGCTGGATCAGGGGATGAGCGAGCCCCAGATAGGATTCGCCCTATCCCTCTGGAGCTTCGGGAATCTCATCGCCACCGTTCCATTGGGGAGGGTTACCGATAGGATAGGGGGGAGGGAGATGCTCATATACCATTTAGCAGCTTCCTCAGCTGTCTGGTGGATCTACCCATTCCTGAAGGATGAGATGCTGATATACGCTTTAATGCTCATTCAGGGATTCGTCGGGGCTATGGATCTCCCGGCTAGGAGGTTATTGCTCGTAGGAATATCTGAGAGGGAAGTAGCAACAGCTATAGGCTCCCTGGACTCTATAACATTCATCCTAAGCTCCCTGGGTAATTTGATGGCCGGCCTAACTTGGTACATGGGGCACTGGGCTCCCTTCGTCATCGGCTGCTTGATAAACACACTGGGCTTACTTATACTGCTCAAAATGGGGAAATCTGAAGAAACTTCCTCATCGCCATGA
- a CDS encoding aminotransferase class I/II-fold pyridoxal phosphate-dependent enzyme, whose translation MKVKPFLVERFMSSYEHLAKFNIAETCVAPFKLSELLSLIGKDLMEELRDLVLDYGYTEGLPELREGIAKLYRKLEPDEILVTKGAIDANFQVFYTLLEPGDKVVSIFPAYQQLYSAPESLGAEVDLLELKEEESWLPNLEELERKVDERTKLVVINNPHNPTGSLIDEKTLREIIRIVEDSGSRLLCDESYHGLFLDGSSVPSAADLSERAVVTRSFSKPLSLTGLRLGWIATRDRELIEEIKLRRDYMSISNSVLVERIAAEAMKNVERIYERSLQILRRNLSLLRQLIESRDYLHWVPPRAGSVAFPGYDLDIGSEELALRLLKEKGTFLVPGSCFGIERHLRIGFGARPEVFEEGARRLGEFLDSISKVGK comes from the coding sequence ATGAAGGTCAAGCCTTTCCTAGTCGAGAGGTTCATGAGCTCCTACGAGCACTTGGCCAAATTCAACATAGCTGAGACTTGCGTCGCCCCATTCAAGCTGAGCGAACTCCTCAGCTTAATAGGTAAGGATTTGATGGAGGAGCTGAGGGATCTGGTCCTCGATTATGGCTATACTGAGGGCCTCCCCGAGCTCAGGGAGGGGATAGCTAAGCTATACAGGAAGCTGGAACCGGATGAAATCCTAGTAACGAAAGGAGCTATAGATGCGAATTTCCAGGTATTCTACACATTATTGGAGCCTGGAGATAAAGTAGTATCCATTTTCCCCGCCTATCAGCAGCTCTACAGCGCGCCCGAATCCCTGGGAGCGGAAGTAGATCTCCTGGAGCTGAAGGAGGAGGAATCTTGGCTCCCGAATCTAGAAGAACTCGAGAGGAAGGTGGATGAGAGGACTAAGCTCGTAGTGATAAATAATCCGCACAATCCAACCGGCAGCCTGATAGATGAGAAGACCCTAAGGGAGATAATAAGGATAGTGGAGGATTCGGGCTCCCGCCTCCTCTGCGATGAATCTTATCATGGCCTCTTCTTGGATGGAAGCTCGGTACCATCAGCCGCGGACCTCAGCGAGAGAGCTGTGGTGACGAGGTCCTTCTCGAAGCCCCTCTCCCTGACTGGCCTGAGGCTGGGGTGGATAGCGACCAGGGACAGGGAGCTGATAGAGGAGATAAAGCTCAGGAGGGATTACATGTCGATAAGCAACAGCGTCTTAGTTGAGAGGATAGCCGCGGAAGCTATGAAGAATGTCGAGAGGATATATGAGAGGAGCCTCCAAATTCTGAGGAGGAATCTATCCTTACTCAGGCAACTGATAGAGAGCAGGGACTACCTTCACTGGGTCCCGCCTAGGGCCGGGAGCGTGGCCTTCCCCGGATACGATCTGGATATTGGATCTGAGGAGCTCGCTTTAAGGCTTCTGAAGGAGAAGGGAACTTTCTTAGTACCAGGGTCCTGCTTCGGCATAGAGAGGCACTTGAGGATAGGCTTCGGGGCGAGGCCCGAGGTCTTCGAGGAGGGAGCGAGGAGGCTGGGCGAATTCCTGGATTCCATCTCGAAGGTGGGTAAATGA
- a CDS encoding V4R domain-containing protein codes for MYLREVKNWSDRKGVLYARVDVPEFSEVILRDVIIMSTRWWADFMSGISALMGEKALRPVLYYSAYRMMKQHNQKGVMKIIKEGKLTRKRIFEIACDIFSTLGFGEVRSIELIGGKIRITVKDSFEARGRRADAPVCHFVAGILSAIVEDVFSIRTGPLVEESCAATGNDFCTFSAEVMELGVNSI; via the coding sequence ATGTATTTGAGGGAAGTGAAGAACTGGTCTGACAGGAAAGGCGTCCTTTATGCCAGAGTCGACGTGCCTGAATTCTCCGAAGTTATCCTGCGTGATGTGATCATAATGTCCACGAGATGGTGGGCTGATTTCATGTCGGGCATATCGGCCCTCATGGGGGAGAAGGCCCTCAGGCCCGTCCTCTATTACTCAGCTTACCGGATGATGAAGCAGCACAACCAGAAGGGAGTCATGAAGATAATTAAGGAGGGCAAATTGACTAGGAAGAGGATATTCGAGATAGCTTGCGATATATTCTCAACCCTGGGCTTCGGAGAGGTGAGGAGCATAGAGCTGATCGGAGGTAAGATAAGGATCACAGTCAAGGATTCATTCGAGGCCAGGGGAAGGAGAGCCGATGCTCCGGTCTGTCATTTCGTAGCCGGAATATTATCGGCGATAGTTGAGGATGTCTTCAGCATAAGGACGGGTCCCCTCGTGGAGGAGAGCTGCGCCGCTACTGGAAATGATTTCTGCACTTTCTCAGCCGAGGTGATGGAACTTGGGGTTAATAGCATCTAG
- a CDS encoding winged helix-turn-helix domain-containing protein, translated as MGLIASREVELIVRAVGKCYLSCPHCNWNEEIREAYLRESSLELLLDILIGEGYKPEVYFSCPDPLLHPSLSSLISAPIERGLKSTVLVPARTRSDRKAWESLLNASRIFIFSSSIRDLRGSKEFLKFLISNGSDLKLMFLRGSKDDLNQILEFARDMGLELWVAPPLFRIPKVEGLDENLELGKQVAKFMGIYDVRIAFKGDFPFKIIEGPRCEIGCKLLYLDPEGRLGRCPFNAMDQLNSPPLEAIRILDESCERGEGRKFELVPSIKLITGNGEEIYERDLELLSLIEELGSLSQAARTIGATPSSIFKRIRRMEGVLGLRLITSSRGGYLRGGVRLTPECEGLVRRYRELKVSIINRYRLSLMEKLDG; from the coding sequence TTGGGGTTAATAGCATCTAGGGAAGTTGAGCTCATCGTCAGGGCTGTTGGTAAGTGTTATTTAAGCTGCCCCCACTGTAATTGGAATGAGGAGATCCGTGAGGCATACCTCAGGGAGTCCTCCCTGGAGCTCCTGCTGGATATACTCATAGGGGAGGGATACAAGCCCGAAGTATACTTCTCTTGCCCAGATCCCCTGCTTCACCCCTCTCTTTCATCCCTGATAAGTGCCCCCATTGAGAGGGGACTCAAATCGACTGTCCTGGTCCCCGCGAGGACTAGATCGGATAGGAAAGCTTGGGAATCTCTCCTCAATGCGAGCAGGATTTTCATCTTTTCATCCTCAATAAGGGATCTCAGGGGATCAAAGGAATTCCTCAAGTTCCTCATCTCAAATGGATCCGACTTGAAGCTCATGTTCCTTCGAGGCTCGAAGGATGATTTGAATCAGATCCTAGAGTTCGCGAGGGATATGGGGCTGGAGCTATGGGTAGCCCCTCCTCTATTCAGGATTCCAAAGGTTGAGGGATTAGATGAGAATTTGGAGCTCGGTAAACAAGTAGCAAAATTCATGGGCATTTATGACGTCAGGATAGCGTTCAAAGGGGACTTCCCGTTCAAAATAATTGAGGGTCCGAGGTGCGAGATAGGGTGCAAGCTCCTCTACCTTGACCCAGAGGGGAGATTGGGTAGATGCCCGTTTAATGCGATGGATCAGCTCAACTCTCCTCCTCTGGAGGCGATTCGCATACTGGATGAGAGTTGCGAGAGGGGAGAGGGGAGGAAATTTGAGCTCGTTCCCTCCATCAAGTTGATAACTGGGAACGGGGAGGAAATTTATGAGAGGGATCTGGAGCTCCTCTCACTCATAGAAGAGCTTGGGAGTTTGAGCCAAGCGGCGAGAACTATTGGAGCGACACCATCATCTATCTTCAAGAGGATAAGGAGAATGGAGGGGGTGCTGGGGTTACGCTTGATCACGAGCTCCAGGGGGGGATACCTGAGGGGAGGTGTCAGGCTCACGCCGGAGTGCGAGGGGCTCGTGAGGAGGTATAGGGAGCTTAAGGTATCAATTATTAACAGATACCGTCTTTCCCTAATGGAAAAATTGGATGGTTAG
- a CDS encoding 4Fe-4S dicluster domain-containing protein, translating to MVQPLEEFLIYVDPSRCVGCRSCEIACAVEHSLSKSLYASIFEDPRPKPRTSVVVADSIYVPMRCMHCDPAPCVKACPTGSMHRTDEGFVISDPSKCIGCRTCLLACPFGHPSYSRAGKVIKCDHCVDRFRVGLPPACVEACPTGALRFGRAEELLMEEKRRRALELIIGMGEGGVVYKRASSGFPSLIGR from the coding sequence ATGGTCCAACCCCTCGAGGAATTCTTGATATACGTAGACCCCTCCCGTTGCGTCGGATGCAGGAGCTGCGAGATAGCTTGCGCAGTTGAACACTCCTTGAGCAAGTCCCTTTATGCTTCTATCTTTGAGGATCCCAGGCCTAAGCCCAGGACGAGCGTCGTTGTGGCCGATAGTATTTACGTCCCCATGAGGTGCATGCACTGCGATCCCGCTCCGTGCGTCAAAGCGTGCCCCACGGGATCCATGCATAGGACTGATGAGGGATTCGTCATCTCGGATCCCTCCAAGTGCATAGGTTGCAGGACATGCTTGTTAGCTTGCCCATTCGGTCATCCGAGTTACAGTAGAGCCGGAAAGGTGATCAAGTGCGATCACTGCGTCGATAGGTTCAGAGTGGGGCTGCCGCCAGCCTGCGTCGAGGCGTGCCCCACCGGGGCCCTCAGGTTCGGCAGGGCTGAGGAGCTGCTGATGGAGGAGAAGAGGAGGAGGGCCCTCGAGCTAATAATAGGGATGGGGGAGGGAGGGGTCGTCTACAAGAGGGCATCCTCCGGCTTCCCCTCTCTCATAGGGAGGTGA
- the cooS gene encoding anaerobic carbon-monoxide dehydrogenase catalytic subunit yields the protein MEERVYERILRATKREFYEQASIDPTVLPLLEKADREGVETAWHRYLKQQPQCGFGLLGVCCRNCNMGPCRIDPFGYGPDKGICGADADTIVARNLMRALAAGAAAHSDHARDIVEVFRGIVDGWAKDYKIADEQKLLGIARALGVKTDGKSIMEVAKEVVEIAEMEFGKPDNSPLRFLNAYAPERRKELWRKLGITPRAIDREVTEIMHRTHMGVDADPLNLIAQGLRAALADGWSGSMMATLFSDVMFGTPKPIKVWANLGVLREDSVNVMVHGHNPLLSMQIAEVAKDPEMVELAKSVGAEGINVVGMCCTGNEVLMRLGIPIAGNFLQQELAIITGALEAVIVDYQCIMPALVDVASCYHTKIITTEPKTKIPGAIHIEFDKANARESAKKILKVAVENFKNRVKERVFIPKEKMEAVVGFSVEAILSALGGSLEPLADALKSGKIKGIAGVVGCTNPKVRHDSSHVAITKELIANDILVVGTGCWAIAMSKHGFFKPEAAEMAGPGLREVCKALGIPPALHMGSCVDCSRMLIALAALADHLGVDISDLPAAGSAPEWYSEKAVSIGSYFVASGLLVHLGTIPQVLGSKRVVELLTKDAESLVGGKFFVETDPVKAARVMIEHIREKRRKLGWPE from the coding sequence ATGGAGGAGAGAGTTTATGAGAGGATATTGAGGGCCACTAAGAGGGAGTTCTATGAGCAGGCATCGATAGACCCGACGGTCCTACCGCTACTCGAGAAAGCTGATAGGGAGGGTGTAGAGACCGCTTGGCACAGGTACCTCAAGCAGCAGCCCCAATGTGGCTTCGGATTGCTGGGTGTGTGCTGCAGGAATTGTAACATGGGTCCCTGCAGGATAGATCCATTCGGCTATGGCCCGGATAAGGGTATATGCGGTGCTGATGCCGATACGATAGTAGCTAGGAACCTCATGAGGGCACTGGCTGCTGGTGCAGCAGCTCACAGCGATCACGCTAGGGATATAGTGGAGGTGTTCAGGGGGATAGTGGACGGATGGGCCAAGGATTACAAGATAGCTGATGAGCAGAAGTTATTGGGTATAGCGAGAGCCCTCGGGGTGAAGACGGATGGAAAGAGCATCATGGAGGTCGCCAAGGAGGTCGTGGAGATAGCCGAGATGGAGTTCGGTAAGCCGGATAATTCGCCTCTCAGGTTCCTTAACGCATATGCCCCTGAGAGGAGGAAGGAGCTATGGAGGAAACTCGGAATAACTCCTAGGGCTATAGATAGAGAGGTAACTGAGATCATGCATAGGACCCATATGGGAGTGGATGCCGATCCGCTCAATCTGATAGCTCAGGGCCTCAGGGCAGCGCTGGCCGATGGTTGGAGCGGATCCATGATGGCCACCCTCTTCAGCGACGTTATGTTCGGGACGCCCAAGCCCATAAAGGTCTGGGCTAATCTTGGAGTGCTCAGGGAGGATTCTGTTAACGTGATGGTCCACGGCCACAATCCGCTGCTCTCCATGCAGATAGCTGAAGTTGCGAAGGATCCCGAGATGGTTGAACTAGCTAAGAGCGTGGGAGCTGAGGGAATTAATGTAGTGGGAATGTGCTGCACTGGTAATGAAGTATTGATGAGGCTGGGAATTCCTATAGCCGGCAACTTCCTCCAGCAGGAGCTCGCGATTATAACAGGAGCTCTGGAAGCTGTGATAGTGGATTACCAATGCATAATGCCAGCTCTAGTCGATGTAGCCTCATGCTACCACACTAAGATAATAACGACGGAGCCTAAGACGAAGATACCGGGGGCAATTCACATAGAGTTCGATAAGGCCAACGCTAGGGAGAGCGCCAAGAAGATACTGAAGGTGGCTGTGGAGAACTTCAAGAATAGGGTGAAGGAGAGAGTTTTCATACCTAAGGAGAAGATGGAAGCCGTGGTCGGCTTCAGCGTTGAGGCGATACTCTCAGCCCTAGGAGGGTCCCTAGAACCATTGGCTGATGCCCTCAAGAGCGGGAAGATAAAGGGAATAGCTGGAGTGGTCGGCTGCACGAACCCGAAAGTGAGGCACGATAGCTCCCACGTGGCGATAACTAAGGAGCTCATAGCCAACGATATCCTAGTAGTTGGTACTGGCTGCTGGGCAATAGCGATGAGTAAGCACGGTTTCTTCAAACCTGAGGCAGCTGAGATGGCTGGGCCAGGGCTGAGAGAGGTGTGCAAGGCTCTAGGGATACCTCCCGCCCTCCACATGGGGAGCTGTGTAGATTGCAGCAGGATGCTAATAGCTTTAGCAGCTCTGGCCGATCATTTGGGGGTTGATATCAGCGATCTACCTGCAGCCGGCTCGGCTCCTGAGTGGTACAGTGAGAAGGCCGTATCCATAGGTAGCTACTTCGTAGCGAGCGGTCTCCTCGTCCATCTAGGGACGATCCCTCAGGTCCTGGGATCCAAGAGAGTAGTGGAGCTGCTGACCAAGGACGCCGAGAGTTTAGTCGGTGGCAAGTTCTTCGTAGAGACCGATCCGGTGAAAGCGGCTAGGGTCATGATAGAGCACATAAGGGAGAAGAGGAGAAAGCTCGGCTGGCCAGAGTGA
- a CDS encoding ATP-binding protein → MGLKIIVAGKGGVGKTTVASLLSFFLSSRGKRVLALDTDSVPNLALSLGLPREMESKIVPIVKDESLVEERTGARPGESWGLLFRLNPKVDDIVDKYGIRISENLSLLVVGSIDSAKQGCLCPAISLGKALISHILMEERDVIVVDSEAGAEVFGRGLAERFDHMLCVTESTQKSLEIAKRIARMGRELGIREVTYIVNKFSGDESERLRISETLDARHFFIPYDYSLIRAEIEGRSLKELDESSPAVQALRSAFESIFG, encoded by the coding sequence ATGGGGCTCAAGATAATAGTGGCCGGGAAGGGAGGGGTCGGAAAGACAACCGTCGCCTCACTACTCTCATTTTTTCTCTCATCAAGGGGGAAGAGGGTTTTGGCTCTGGACACGGACTCCGTGCCCAACCTAGCTCTCTCCCTAGGCCTTCCCAGGGAGATGGAGAGTAAGATAGTTCCAATAGTCAAGGACGAATCCCTCGTCGAGGAGAGGACGGGGGCGAGACCCGGCGAGAGCTGGGGCCTCCTCTTCAGGCTGAATCCGAAGGTCGACGATATCGTCGATAAATATGGGATAAGGATTAGCGAGAATTTGAGTCTCCTGGTGGTTGGCAGCATAGATTCGGCAAAACAGGGATGCCTCTGTCCAGCTATATCTTTGGGAAAGGCCCTTATCTCCCACATACTGATGGAGGAGCGTGACGTGATCGTAGTGGACTCGGAAGCCGGGGCGGAGGTCTTCGGTAGGGGATTGGCTGAGAGATTCGATCACATGCTCTGCGTCACTGAGTCGACTCAGAAGTCCCTGGAGATAGCTAAGAGGATCGCCAGGATGGGCAGGGAGCTGGGGATAAGGGAAGTCACCTACATAGTTAACAAATTCTCCGGTGATGAGAGCGAGAGGCTCAGGATATCCGAGACCTTAGATGCGAGGCATTTCTTCATCCCTTATGATTATTCCCTGATCAGAGCCGAGATCGAGGGGAGGAGCCTGAAGGAACTGGATGAATCCTCCCCAGCAGTTCAGGCCCTGAGATCGGCCTTCGAATCTATTTTCGGGTGA
- a CDS encoding CoB--CoM heterodisulfide reductase iron-sulfur subunit A family protein — MPKVGVYVCHCGKNIAGKVDVQRVAAEMKKHPQVTVSRHYFFMCSSFGQELIKRDIKAGKVDRVVVAACSPKLHEPLFRGVVEEAGLNFGYYEQANIRELVSWSTEDPEEATRKAIAYTWAAVERVLEAEPVESEEFRVNREALIIGGGVAGIAAALDLAEKGIRVHIIERSPTIGGKMALLDRVFPTGDCSLCILTPMMAEAEHNPNITIHTMCEVTEVSGSVGDFRVRVKKRARYVDQDKCVACGICAESCPVEVLNEWYARLGKRKAAYIPFPQSVPRAYVIDRENCLFFRDGSCRKCEEVCPAKAIDLSESDGEFELRVGAIIVATGADEYDASNLKNYGYGKIADVITHFGFESLINVNGPTGGHLRRPSDGKVPESILFVQCAGSRDVNNNPYCSNVCCMITLKHAEIIRMEYPETKVYVAYIDMRTPKKGFEEMYARVREEGVVFIRGKPGEIRREGDKLVTEIYDEVLGEKLRLEVDMVVLAAGLSPSEGTLSISRTLNIPRDLYGFLQELHPKLKPVQTSRPGIFICGTAQGPKDIPDSVTQAKAAASEAARLLMIGKVLVTGEKAKVNSELCTGCGACVEECPFSAIVLEEGKAKVLPLACMGCGICQGACPTGAIERRLYDHGQILNQIDGLLEVVT, encoded by the coding sequence ATGCCCAAGGTCGGGGTTTACGTTTGCCATTGTGGTAAGAACATAGCCGGGAAGGTGGATGTCCAGAGAGTAGCCGCTGAGATGAAGAAACATCCTCAGGTCACTGTATCGAGGCATTACTTCTTCATGTGCAGTAGTTTCGGTCAGGAATTGATAAAAAGGGATATAAAGGCAGGGAAAGTTGATAGGGTCGTCGTAGCCGCCTGCAGCCCCAAGCTCCACGAACCCTTATTCAGAGGGGTTGTGGAGGAAGCTGGACTGAACTTCGGTTATTATGAGCAGGCTAACATAAGGGAACTCGTCTCCTGGTCGACTGAAGATCCAGAGGAGGCCACCAGGAAAGCTATAGCCTATACTTGGGCTGCTGTGGAGAGGGTCCTCGAGGCAGAGCCGGTGGAGAGCGAGGAGTTCAGGGTGAACAGGGAGGCCCTGATAATAGGGGGAGGAGTGGCCGGTATAGCGGCAGCTCTCGATCTAGCTGAGAAGGGAATAAGGGTCCATATCATAGAGAGATCTCCTACAATAGGAGGTAAAATGGCTCTATTGGATAGAGTATTTCCTACGGGTGACTGTTCACTTTGCATACTCACTCCCATGATGGCCGAAGCCGAGCACAACCCTAACATAACCATTCACACTATGTGCGAGGTCACGGAGGTGAGCGGATCCGTCGGCGACTTCAGGGTGAGAGTTAAGAAGAGGGCCAGATATGTGGATCAAGATAAGTGTGTGGCCTGCGGTATATGCGCGGAATCATGCCCCGTGGAGGTTCTGAATGAGTGGTACGCCAGGCTGGGGAAGAGGAAAGCTGCTTACATACCTTTCCCCCAGTCCGTCCCCAGGGCTTATGTCATAGATAGGGAGAATTGCCTTTTCTTCAGGGATGGAAGCTGCAGGAAGTGCGAGGAGGTCTGCCCGGCCAAGGCAATAGATCTGAGTGAGAGCGATGGGGAATTCGAGCTCAGAGTGGGGGCTATAATAGTGGCGACGGGAGCTGACGAGTACGATGCCAGCAACCTCAAGAATTATGGTTATGGGAAGATAGCTGATGTCATAACGCATTTTGGTTTCGAGAGCCTCATAAATGTCAATGGTCCGACTGGTGGTCACCTGAGGAGGCCATCCGATGGTAAAGTACCTGAGAGCATCCTTTTCGTGCAGTGCGCCGGGAGCAGGGATGTCAACAATAACCCTTACTGCTCCAACGTCTGCTGCATGATAACGCTCAAGCACGCTGAGATAATCAGGATGGAATATCCCGAGACCAAAGTTTACGTGGCCTACATAGACATGAGGACCCCTAAGAAGGGGTTCGAGGAGATGTACGCCAGGGTGAGGGAGGAAGGCGTAGTCTTCATCAGAGGGAAGCCGGGAGAGATAAGGAGGGAGGGGGATAAGTTAGTTACAGAGATATATGATGAGGTGCTAGGTGAGAAATTGAGGCTGGAGGTTGATATGGTCGTGCTAGCCGCGGGCCTCAGCCCATCCGAGGGAACTCTCTCCATCTCGAGGACGCTGAACATACCGAGGGATCTCTACGGATTTCTTCAGGAATTACATCCAAAACTGAAGCCAGTTCAGACATCCAGACCGGGCATATTCATATGCGGTACTGCTCAAGGTCCTAAAGACATTCCAGATTCGGTAACACAGGCTAAAGCGGCGGCTAGTGAGGCTGCTAGGCTCTTGATGATAGGAAAGGTCTTAGTGACCGGGGAGAAGGCGAAGGTGAATTCCGAGCTATGCACGGGTTGCGGGGCATGCGTCGAGGAGTGTCCCTTCTCAGCCATAGTGCTGGAGGAGGGGAAGGCCAAGGTGCTCCCTCTCGCCTGTATGGGGTGCGGTATATGCCAGGGGGCCTGCCCGACTGGAGCTATAGAGAGGAGGCTCTACGATCACGGTCAGATCCTCAATCAGATAGATGGCCTGTTGGAGGTGGTGACATGA